A region of the Salvia miltiorrhiza cultivar Shanhuang (shh) unplaced genomic scaffold, IMPLAD_Smil_shh original_scaffold_438, whole genome shotgun sequence genome:
GTTCCTCTCTTCCCCTCCAGCTTTCTCCAAAAAATCCTCGTCCGATTCTTCAACCTCCTCAATAGTCACTCTTTCCTTATCGGAAACATCTTCCTTCCCAGAACCAGCCAACAATGCAGGAGCAGCAGAAGGAACGAGTTCTCTATCCACCACCGTGGATTGATGCTTATTTTCGTGACTCTCCACATTCAATTCCTCACAAACTGTTTCCGTAAGAACTTCAAACCCGTTTTTAATTGGAACCTCTGCTTGGGGTTGCCAGGCTTTATGACCTTTTAAGTTATGACCTGTTTTCCTTGACTCCTCAATGGTTTTTTGTTGTTCTTTGGTATCCTTGACCTTTGGGGCCTCTCTAACAGTTTCCATTTTATCCTCGTTGTTGCGCCTGCATTTATCCGAGGAGTGTCCGACCTTCCTGCAAATACCACAAAAATACGGCAGATTTTCATAAACgaattcaatctcaaaagaagAGGACCCTCTTTTAACATTTAAAGAATAAATGATGTCTTTTGAAACGTCCATCTCGATGAGCACGCGAGAAAAATGTCCCACCGATCCCTCAAAAGTGGAGCCCTCGATCTTAATAGGCGAACAAACTGAACGAGTAATTCCCGATATGATTTCAGGGTGCCACAGTTCGTGAGGAAGATAATAAATCCTGAGCCAAACTTGCGCCAAATTCGCAGCTTCTTTGTACGGATTAAACAGAGGTGTCCATTCTATAATCTTAAGCACTCATGAACGAAGTTTCCAATAAGCTTTGGTTTTAGCTTTCGCCAGATCGCTTTCTCCGGAGAATTTTAAAGTAAAGAAGCCTTTGCCGATTGGAATAACCTGCCATGGGGTGGAAATCCCCCAAAGGGCTTGCAGTTCGTTTTTAATATCTTCCGCAAATCTTGGAGAGTCCCCTTTTTGCAGCAGAAGACGAGCATGCAACGCGAATTTAAACTTCTGTATTTGTTGTTGAAAGAGTTCTTCAGGAATCTCAAGAGTGAGCATATTGTTTTTCTTGATGGGGTGTAGAGAGCAGAAATCCTATGCCAGAACGTCCATAGGCTTAGGGATGGTGGATTTTAACTTAGAAGAGAAAGAAACCCTAGCatggttagggttagggtttgctTCAGCGGTCTGTTGCAGCTTCCTTTCATCTGGCTGTTTTCCGGCCAGTAAGAGATTTTCCTTCGTGGGAGCATTGTTGCTATTCGAGGGCAGAAGATTCGCCGAAAGGGCGTTGTTGCCAGTCGAAGACGGTTGCTTCGCCTGAAGGGAACCCGGGAGCGGTGGAAAAGATTGATCCAAGGGTGACAGAAAAGAGGAGGACGCCATCGGGAAGAAGCGCCGGAAGCGTCAAACGGAGAGAAACGCAGCGAACAGATTAGGGCCAAACCCTAGGGAAGTCAGCGGCCATCGGTGCTCCCCGATACTATCATAAGATTTTTATGGAtgtcttaaaaataaatatatacatatatttgggCCTTagactcaaaataattataataaacaaGCTAGATGATAGataattgaataaataaaatgaggaatatttgtaataatatttttcataaaatctcATAATGGATCAAAATTTAGTGGATcgataaataataaaattgagaATATAACTATATCGATTTCcttgatataattattaaatatcgGGTGTGTATCAATAGCGTACTTAATATCTGGTTTTCTATATTTCCTATGAAAATGGCGGGATATCACATGCCTCCTCccctcttaaaaaaaaattcatccccGAAATTTACGTACCTTGGTAGTCTAACTCGGGGTGTTGAGCTCACATCTTCTCTTCTAGTTCCCACGTGGCTTCTTCTATCCCATGGTGGTGCCAAAGCACTTTAACCATAGGGATTTGCTTGTTTATTAAAATTTGGACCTTTCGATCAAGTATTTGGATAGGcttctcttcatagctcaagtcttgGGCTAGGACTACTTCATCATGCTTTATTACGTGCTTtgggtcaaacacgtactttcgtAATTGTGAGAcgtgaaacacattgtgcacgtccCCAATGCTTGGTGGCAATGCTAATCTGTAAGCTACTTTGCCCActttatctaggatctcaaaaggacctatataGCGGAGTTGCAGGTTTCCTCGACTTCCGAAACGGACAACTATCTTTGTGGGGGAAATTTTGAGAAAGACCCAGTCTCCAACGTCGAACTCCAGTTTAGTACGTCGCGtatcagcatatgacttttgCCTGTCTTGTGCTTTCTTGATCTTCTATTTAATCTAGTCAACTTTCTCAATCATCTGTTGAACTAGCTTTGGTCCCAGCAGCTTTcgttcacccacttcatcccagaaAAGGGGTGATCTGCATTTGCGTCCGTATAGCTCCTCGTAAggagccattccaattgttgaCTGGTAGTTGTTATTATAGGCAACCTCCACGAAGGGTAGTAGGTCCTCCCAATTTCCCCATTTGTCTGCAACAATTGCCCGAAGCATATCCCCTAATACTTGAATTGTTCGCTCAGCTTGGCCATCTGTTTGGGGGTGGTATGTTGTGCTGAAGTTTAGTTTggtgcccattgcttcttgcAAACTCTTCCAAAATCTtgatgtgaatctggtgtcacgattGGATGTGATTGACACCGGTACACCATGGAGACGTACACCctctttgacatataactttgcaagctTTTCCAAACTAAAAGTCATTTGTATGAGGAGGAAATGCGCTGATTTGGACAGGCGATCCACGATCACCCAAATGGCAGTATTCCCACGTGCTGATCGTGGTAAGCTTACCACGAAATCCATGTTGATATGTTCCCATTTTCATTCCGGAATTGGTAATGGTTGCAACGACCCGTATGGTTTTTGGTGTAGAGCTTTGACTTATTGACATGCAAGGCACCGTTCTACGAACTTGGCTATGTCCCTCTTCATTCATTTCCACCAGAATACTCTCCtcaggtcctgatacatctttgtgttTCCTAGGTGGGCTGTATAAGGCGTGTCGTgtgcttcactcatgatttcattctttaGTGCTTTGTTGTGTGGCACACAGAGTCTATCTTTAAATTTTAGGGCATTGTCTTTATCCTCGGTGAACCCGTTAGGTTCGTCCGACCTTGCAGCGAGTCTCATCTTTTCCAAAAACCAATTCCTTCTTTGGGCTTCAATGATCCTTGCTCGTAAGTCCGGGATAATTTCCATAGCAGCTATGCAATCCAATATTGTTTCTGGAGGGTGTACTATTTCTAATTTGAGTGCAGCCAAATCGCGTACTAACTCCTTCTGTTAGGTAATAAGACATCCAAGCGTTGCTCCGATTTTTCGACTTAGGGCGTTTGCCACAACATTCGCCTTTcctgggtggtagttgataGTGCAGTCGTAGTCCTTTACTAGTTccagccatcttcgttgtctcatgtttaaGTCTTTCTATTCAAAGAAGTATTTCAGACTCTTATGATCCGTAAAAATCTCATACTTGGCACCGTAGAGATAGTACCTCCAAATCTTTTGAGCGTGCACGACTACAGCTAGTTCCAAGTCATGAGTTGGATAGTTGAACTCATGAGGCTTCAATTGGTGGGATGCATAAGCTATCATCTTCTTATCTTGCATCAAGACACACCCAAGTCCCAGTCTTGAAGCGTCGGTGTAAACAACGAAACTCTTATTTTCGTCTGGAATGGCTAACACTAGAGTTAGCCTCGTCTTGAGTTTCTAAAAGCTTCGTTCACATTCTTCCGTCCACTTGTACTGGTTTTTCTTGTTTAACAGTTGTGTCATTGGTCATGCAATCTTGGAAAATCTTTCTATGAATCTCCTGTAATAGCCCGCCAATCCTAGGAAGCTTCTGATCTCGTGGGTGTTCGTGGGTCCATTCCTTGACGGCGTCCACTTTGTCCCCTTGGCTGAAACGATGTGCCCGAGAAACATCACTTCGCTCAGCCAAAATTCACATTTGCTAAATTTGGCATACAACTGTTCTGCTCGTAACGTTTCCAGCACCATGCGCAAGTGCTCTTCGTGTGTTCCTTCATTTTTGAGTATATGAGGAcatcaataaaaatatgaacGAACTTGTCCAAGAATTGGTAAAAAACTcgattcatcaaatccatgaacacggccggtgcattggttaaaTCAAAAAGCACCACTGTGAATTCATAATGCCCGTACCGGGTTCGAAATGCTGTCTTGGGGATATCTTCCTTTCTTGTATtaagctggtgataaccagacctaaGATCTATCCTAGAAAATACGCCTGCTCCTTTCAGCTGGTCGAACAAATCATCGATCCTGGGAATGGGGTACttattctttatcgtgagcttgttGAGTTCTCGGTAGTCAATACACATCCTCAACgagccatctttctttttgacgaacaagactggtgctccccatggtgACACACTAGGTCGTATAAAACCTAGGTCTAATAACTCCTGCAGTTGTACTTTCAGTTCTTGTAGCTCTGgtggggccatcctgtatggtGCTTTAGACACAGGTGCAGCTCCAGGCTCCAAATCAATTGTAAATTCCAATTGTCGATCCAGTGGTAGACCAGGTAACTCCTCGGGAAAGACATCTGGAAAATCTCTAATAATTGGAACTTCATCGATCGTCTTTTTCTTTTCGAGCTGCATTGTTAGGTGAACTAGGTATGCCTGGCAATGCCCCTTTCTCAGCATTCTAGTGGCTTTCATGGCGGAGATTATTGGAACCTTGGCTCCCATCCTGTTTCCATGAAAGTTGGCCTCACCTCCTCCTGGtgtatgaaattatattttcctTTCGTCGCAGCGGATTGTGGAACGGGTTTTGGtgagccagtccattcctaaaattATGTCAAACTCTATCATGGAGATAACATACAAGTCGGCCCTAAGCGTGTCAACACCTATGTTAAGCTCTAGGTTCAAAATGACATGCTTAGTTGTCATTGTTCCGCTTCCTGGGGTGTTAATCTCCAATGATCCTTGGGTTAACTCTGAGGTCAAATTCAACATTTTGCAGGTAGCGTGTGAAATTAAAAAGTGGTATGCCCCTgtatcaaacaaagctataaTAGGTGTTGCAAGTACATTTATCATACTTGCCAGATTCTGTTGACCCTGTGCTGCCTGCTGCtggttaagggcataggccctagcatTTTGTGGTGGCCTCTGATTGCCTCCCGGACCCTGGTTTTGTCTCGGCTAATTAACCGGGTTCCGTGGTTGGTTTTTTGGATTTCTTGGAGGGTTCCCAAAGTTTCTCTGCAGGTGGCCAGGGTTATACTGCTGTGGGGCTCATTTATTCCTTTTGGGGCAGGTGTTGGCATAGTGCCCTTGCTCACCACAATTGAAACAGACGATCACTTTTCTTAGGCATTCTCCCAAGTGGACCTTGTTGTACCTCGGGCACGGTCGCCTTTGTGGAGCTTGTTGTTGTTGATTGTAGTTTTGTCCCCGGTTGCCCGTCCATGGCCTCTTCCCGTGTCCAAAATTTCATCCCTTGTCCcatttcctctttttttttcccaTATCCGAGTGTGATGCTTGACCAAACTGTGGTGGATGAGCAAATTGAGCAGGGGTCTTTGCCTTCTCCTTAGGCAACAGTGATTCGATAGTGAGTGCCCTGTTCAGGGTTTAAGCATAGATAAGACCTTTTGGCTTGCAAAGGCGATTACGATTTCATGGCGCAAACCATTGCAGTACTTCTCTGTTTGTTTTTCATCTGTGTCCACCAGATGTGGAGCATAGCGAGATAACTGGTTGAAAGCCCTGTCATACTCGGCTACAGTCATGTTTCTCTGCCTCATACTCCAAAATTCGTTTTGCTTCCTGTGACGGTAGTATTCTGGTGTATACTTCTCGAATAGTTTGGCCTTGAACTCAACCCAGGTCAGCTCTCCCAATTGTTCCTTGGTAATAGTGTTCTTTACCGACTCCCACCAGAAGTCTGCTTCATCCACTAGTTGGTACGTGGCGCATTTGACCTTTTCATTATCCTCACAGTTTATGTATTGGAAGATTCGTTCTACCCCCCTAATCCATTTTTCAGCATCTTCGGGTCTTCCCATACTGTCGAAAGTTGGGGGTTTCTCCTTCCTAAATTTTTTTGCTGCAGTGCATTCAGGAATCCCAGGAGGTACAAAATTTTCATAGCCATGTCCTCTTCCTCGACCTCCGTGTCCTTTGCCGCGTCCCTATCTCCGTCCACGACGACGTCCACGTCCACCAATGACAAAGTCGTCCTCTGGAATCTTGGCCTCAAATTCATAACCATGGTCTTCCATTCTATAGTTCGTGTTCGTTGATTAATAGGAAGCAAAAATCTAGTTAGCAATATACACACATTCATTATCGAACTGAGAAGTCCATTCAAGTACTAAAATAGATCAATAACAATCAACAACACTAGATGCGTATGTCTAAGTATTCATCATCAgtcaaatacaaaataaaacaacTGGATATGTGGTGTTCGGACAAAGCTCGGGCTATCTACTCCCCGACTTCCCAAAAATGAAACGAAATCCGACACCTATGTTATTTGTCAAAAACAATGCTATGGTAGCATGAACTAGGATGAGACTGTGATGGAGCCATCTCCCAACAGTGGTGAACCTTCATCCTCTCAGTCGTGGatgccaaaatttgactcaacctagaacacctctagtttgacttgcaatagaacaaggacatcctagtgatggtaagttgacccagtgtcatctctcaaggaaagtctttaagggcttttaattgtatcgtaggaaaaagcaataaaagaaagcagtaaagagtttgattttaaaaactgaaacttaaacttaaatttaaacttaaacttgaattaaacttgacttgaatttaaacttaatctaggcaagaatttaaacaacttaaattaaacctacttatgaaatttaaatacttgtgaatttaaagacttctaatctaggcgtgaaactaaattgcataatttaaattgcataattaaaaagaaagcataaacataaagacaaaacgtaaacatgattaaacaaaataaattgaattaaaatacgaaataccgtaaacatcttgaacgtgtaattgtgtcacgcaatcacaatccaagaataaaaactaaacaaatctaaattgaaacctaattAAAAATCGACAACTATGAacgcaagtaaatcctaagcttcggatgccaacagatctcaaaggcgtccaaaaattagggcaagggatatgtttacaatgaaaagtatggccctatttatagacttcgaatttctctagatcaccatggaagttgccatgcaaagtagaattctaaaggcaatagaatcgtgcaagataaggcaacttccagctgtgacgcgcgctgcaagtcatctccattctggctGAATTCGcgactctcgccagagaaatggcttccgctctggcttcttgatttctctgctctggcttg
Encoded here:
- the LOC131004588 gene encoding uncharacterized protein LOC131004588, which codes for MGRPEDAEKWIRGVERIFQYINCEDNEKVKCATYQLVDEADFWWESVKNTITKEQLGELTWVEFKAKLFEKYTPEYYRHRKQNEFWSMRQRNMTVAEYDRAFNQLSRYAPHLVDTDEKQTEKYCNGLRHEIVIAFASQKVLSMLKP